The following DNA comes from Miscanthus floridulus cultivar M001 chromosome 5, ASM1932011v1, whole genome shotgun sequence.
TGGTGCTCGGATCGTGTGGAATTGATATACCTAAAAGAAAACCAAGAAAAAACATCTCAATGCTGGTTGGGAAGGTGTGAACTAAATCATGTATCATTCTGATAAGTAGTATAGTCTAACAAAATATAACTCAGCGAGAGTGCTTAGTTCATTTTATCCGTAGCTATATTTGATGATTACAAAGTTGACTGCAAACTGTGATATGCGTACAAGTTGGCTGCAAACTGTGAGATGGAGCAAAACTTACTTCGGCTCCCTCTTGTAGTGAGAGCAAAATATCGGCGGGCCTTGAAACTGGAATTGTATTCGGACGAAGAGCTGATTAATCCGTGTACTACTGTTTAGTTTGCTGTTCCAGGTTACGCCAAATGCTACTTTTGTTTATTTTCTAAGCTGAATAATATGATGAGTGAGGAACAGTAGATGTTTTCCTGCATAGTAATACACACCACAACAATAACATCAACATGTAAGGCACACTGCAATTGCATGATATTTTTTTTCACCAACACACTGCGCTGCGTATAGCAAAGGCAGCCAATCGACCGTCCCCTTAAATAATGAGCTACTCCCTCCCAAGAAAGCAGAACAAACGACTATTTTTAGACTATACAGTACAGTGCAGTTTCGTGTCCTTCCAACAGTCTCCCAACTCTGAAACCAGCAAATCAAATCAGGCGCACGATATAGACGATGAAGACGACGACGCGACGCACAACGCCGGTGCCGCGGCCACCTCTGCGCCTCTAGCGCACAGAAGCTGAGCGATGGCCTCGTACCccatggcctccgccatctcgaGCGGCGTGCCGCCGCGCCTGGTCCTGGCGTTGACGTCGGCGCCTATGTCGAGCAGCAGCTCCACGGCCTCGGCGTGGCCGCCCTCGACGGCGAGATGCAGCGGCCTGTGGCCTTCCACGTCCTCGCACTCGACGTCCATGCAGCCCGATCCGGCGAGCAGGGCGATCGCGTCGCAGTGGCCCTTGATCGCCGCCAGGTGGAGCGCCGTAAGGCCGTACTGGTCGCGCCCGCGGATGCCCGCGCGCTTGCTGAGCAGGGACTCGAGGATCCCGaggtcgcctcgcctcgccgccgTCATCACCAGCTCCCACCGTTCCAGGACGTCCACCACTTCTTGCTGCACCCAGCAAAACAAACACCGCCGTTACACTAATGGACAAGAATGACCTTGCATTAGCTAATACTATCGCTCGTCCTACTCGACCCGTTCCTGTCATGATTCACGAGCATAACTACGCGGCTCGCATAAGCCAAAAGTTGCGTGCAGCCTGAAGCTGGACCATGGCGTGATTCCTTGTGTCTCTTCTCGACCCGTTCTGTTCGTTAGTGACAGATTAGTATATGCGGTTTACCGTAAGGGTTGTTTGTACATGGCGAATGAATCTGTGTCCGGTTAAAGAAGCAGCATCCGGAGTCGATGCGCGAGTGTTGTTGGTACAGGACAGTAAGAAGGACAAGCAGGTAGATTCGAAGTGGATCGCTTACGTATCCCTTCTCGCGCGCCACGTCCAGCGGAGTCCTCCCGCGCGCGTCGACCGCCGACGTGTCGGCGCCCATGTCTACCAGCACGGCCACCGCCTCGGCCTcgccggccgcggccgccgcgtgCAGAACCGTCCTCCCTTCGCGGTCACGCGCGGCCAGCGCGTCGGGCCCCAGCCGCCTCACCTCGCCGCAGTCCCCCCTCGCGGCCGCCgcgtgcagcggcggcggcggcggcgcccactGCTGCTCGGCGTCGGGCGCGGCGGCCTGTTGCTGCTCCAGGAACGGCAGCAGGTGCGGCTGCCGGCGCAGGATGAGGCGCACGGCCGCGGCGTCCCCGGCGTCCGCGGCGAGGCGGAGCAGGTACGGCCCGCCGAAGAACACGCGGAGGCGGACGGCGCTGACTCCGCCGCTGGTGTCGTCGTTGCTGCCGCCCACGGCGGAGTCGAGGTGCGCCGCGGAGAGCGAGGAGAGGACGAGGAAGCGGTCGGCGCGGGAGCGCGGGAAGGACGGCGGCGCGTGCGGCTGGGGGCGGAGCACGACGCGGAGGGACGCCGAGGAGAGCGGCGGCACGGCGCCGCGCGGCGGGCTGACGAGGAACTTGAGCGGGGAGGAGGTCTGGACCTTGAAGGCGACGGGGAGGGACGGGTGCAGGGAGCGGAGGCGGAGGTCGGCGCGGCACTTGGCGTTGGGCTTGAAGTCGAtcaccacctcgtcctcctccacctccaggaGACGACGCTCAGGAGCTGGCGCGGAGGAGGCTGCTTCCGCCGCGGCCATTTCTTGGAAGGGGAACTCGCTAGCTGCACGAGAGTGTATAGTATGGAAGGAGTGCCCGGGGCAGTGGAATGCAGCATAGCTACCTAGGTCGACGCTTTTCTTGTCACGCTGGCTGTTGGATGGGCAAGGAAGGAATGTTGTTGATCTTCTGTGCCACTGCGATGGCGTGACCGCGTGAGCATTGAGCAGACCACATCATACGCCCATGCACCGCCGCCCCGGTAGGTAACTTCGATGACCACAGCTCTGGCTCTGCACATAAGTCCGTGCGGATTCCCTGGATGGCTGGATCCGTTGTGGCCCTCGATTGCATGATAAACAAGGGGACCATTGGGTAATGATGGAGCAGGGCTACGCCTACGATCGAGGTCGAGCAGGCCCGGTACGAGCGCGCACAGTACACGTCCCATTCGGAACGGGTGGCGAGTCACGCACGCCGGCCAGGTGAAGAAGCAGCCAGCGCCCTCGTGAAAGGCCTCCAGGCCCCCACGGGCCACTTCCTCGCGGCTCACGCGATCTCGCTCGGCCTGCGTCGCCGCCGCGGCAGGGCAGCCATGTGCCGACGCCCTCCCCTCAAATTGCCGTTTGTCGCGCACGAATCTGCACAAAAGCGTCTGCGTGCTTCCAGCGTCTCGCATATACGCGCCTGCCCGCAGGCCCCGGTCGGGggtacaaaaaaaaaattatctctCTTGCGTCTCCTGCCGCTACGCTACAACCTCTGACCCCTCGTTTTTATGCGTCGTACGTCATGTGTGGAAGCGTTAGAATGGACTCGCCTCCATGAAATGCTTGGGTAACTCAACGTATACAGGGGCACAGACGACTGACGGACTGAGACCCAAATTAGCATATTCCGCAGCATATATATGACAGAGAGTTACAGGATAGAAATCTGAGCGTGTCATGACCATATCTGTATTCTCGGATCCATGAGATCCGGCTCATGCTGACACAACTTCTATAGATGAAATCTGTTTTTCTCTCTCATCTcctcctctctcactgacacaaAAGGAGCTGTTGGAGCCAAAAATTTTAGCTTCACTAGCTCATATTAGCTctgtgagagggagagggggaaGAGAGAAATTAAGCATCAATGAATAGTGCGCTACAGTAAAATTATCAGCGAGAGTTGGAGCTGCTGGAAGCTCTACAAAGAGGCCTTTAGAATAGAACCGATCCCCTCGTTATCTCCTGGATACTACTAATCGTCGCATGCGAGACGCTTTGACAACCACCAATCGGTGTCCACTATACCAAGTTGCTAGGGCTTTGTCTGGCGTAGTACTGAAACTTCTTCACCTTTGAGTAATGTCACTGACCACTGGTAGTCAACACAGCGTTTGTAGTCCAACGGTTAGGATAATTGCCTTCCAAGCAATAGACCCGGGTTCGACTCCCGGCAAACGCAGTTTTGCTTTATTTTTGCTTAGCTAACTTGTATTACAAAATGGAAGGTGTGAAGAGTTATATATCCGCGCGTTCTCGTTTTGATTTAAGATGCATTCCGTAATGTGTAGATAAAGCAGTATAATCTCAACCGGTTCAAAGATAAACTCAAGCTTTACTAGTACTTTTTACTGTTCTGTCGCATCAGGTTCAgactctttgtttttttttttttttgagaaagctTCAGGCTCAGACTTCAGACCGGTAGGTAGGTATCGATGCTGTGGCGTATTTGATTTTCAGGCCCAGTTTAGCTTGGGCCGATCCATCCCAGTACCGCAAATGGGCCTATGACCTGTGGTCCGAACCCGAACTTCTGCAAATTGAACGGAGCAGTCGCCCTGTTGTTACGAGCTGTCCCATTCTTCCtccaaaaagaaaacagaaatgtTACTTTTAACATAGAAACTGAAAGTCAAATTATACTGAATCAAAAAAGGTATGTAATGCTGCAAGGACAGAGGCTCAGCGGCTCGAACCTACCAGCATTGGCACCAGCCTTGAATCAAAAGCAATCCTGACCAGCATGCTACATGTACTTGGtttggtactttggatctggcaACTGAGATGCGAACTAACGCGTCAGGATTCAGCGTCCTCCCTCCGTATAATTCACCTTCTTTCTCTTTATTAGGTGGACGCCTTCGCTCTACTTTTTTTTTTAGCTAAACAGGTGTAGCTCCACAAACTCTGGTCTATGAAAAAAATGTGGAATTGTGAGAGTATCTGAAATAATGCTATAGAAACTTTAGTTTTTTACGAAGCTGCTCCACGACGAAGCACGTGGCTCATAGTTTAGACCCACTAATATTAATAGTTAGCGGTTAAAATTAGTGCCAGTGGATCTAAACACATTAATAATAGACTAACTACCTATTAGCTAGAGCTCTGCTTACTAGTTTTATTAGCAGGTTTAGGTTCCATAGATGCTTAATAGGTATTAATATACGTCATATTCATTTGTgctggtttgacttataagccatgactgaaaatattgttgtcttgtttggtatgagaaaaaaatattattcgttgactgataagtcatgatTTATAAGCTAAATACGACCAAGTGAACAGGCTGGCAGTGGATTGCTACTAACAGGTCCTAAAATAAACGCGTTACGGCACAACAGAACTCGTGTGTAAAAAAAGTGCAAGACACGAGCACCACTCGTGCTGGCATTGTAATGCGTAAACTGTATCCGCTCGACAATTTTCTCCCTGCTAACTGCTGAGTGCTCCTCGACTGATCGAGCCGACCAACCGATGCTCCGCGCGAGATTAGGTCATCCGAGTCGGTGGCGTTGGCAGCAGTACAGGACGTCAGCACATGCACCAGGTTCACGGCGAAGAGATGAGGTGAGGTCCAGGTCCAAGACTCCAGGCAGCCTTTGCAGCGTGCAGCCTTTCCACTTTTGGGGCACCCACCGTCACGTGGGCGGAGCATGCGGCATGTTCTTGTTTGACATGTTGCTCGATGCTCATGGCGGACCGGCTGGACCAGCAATAGCCCGGCTAGTACTATGAGAGTGCGTGCTGTCTGCAGTGCCATTGCTGAACAGTCGGTGGTCACTGGTCGATGCAACTTCTAGTACTAGTAGCTCCTGGATCGAGCACTAAGCGCGCCTTCCAACCGCCTAATTAAACTCTTGTCCGGAGGTGAAATCGGCAAGATCATCCCTGTTTTTTGCGCGTCAAAGTTGAGACCTTGGAAGTTGGTTGCACGCCAGACGCCGCCCGCCGGCACGAACGGGCGGTGGAATTCGTCCCTGCTGTTGGTTGCCATCACCCTCCACCCTCCTCAGTCCTCTCCGTTCGTCACCCGTTGCTTGGAAGCATTGCATTGCCCTCCAACGTACAGTGGCAGTTCGGTAGTCGCCAGCTGACAGCCCAGCCGTTGCAGAGGCGGTTCAGGGGAGCCGTAGTAGATCCACACAGAACAGGCAACGAATTCGATCTGGAAAACTGCCTGTGCACCAGCACGCATGCCCCTGTTGCGCGGTTGATTGTCCTGTCGCACGTACAGTACGCGGTGGCGGAGACACGCAATAATTCCACAGCGCCAAGCCAATCAGACTCGTATGCTTACTGGGAAAGCCAACATGTCATGAGTTACTGTCCTACCCATTGAGTCGAGTACCCTCTACCCTGCGTGAGCAACCAAAGCATGTCATACTGCTCGTAGAAAGGTGCTGCAGCTACAATGTAACCCTAAAAAGAAGAGGCTACAGGGTAACATTTACAAATTTGGAGCCTTTTCATCATTGTATACAAGAACTACTAATGATATGCAAGCTATCAAGACACGTCTTCAGAAATGGAGCTGACAAGACTTTTACAACACTCGTCACTGATAACAACCTTAGTCTTGTGATTACGTTTTgatccacacacacacacttccAGGCTAAACAATCTGTTTGCTTGTTAGTTTCAgacagggcttatcagccagccaatagtgttCTTCTCTCACAAGAAACCAGTATGAACTGGACTTATCAGCAcagaaaccaaccagccaacAGGGTCTTTAATGCCAATCACACAGATAAGGTGACCCACGAGCACCGGGACAGTGTGGTGGGGTTTGGACTGAAATATTGAATGGACGGAGGGGAGGACGAAGCTAAGCTCACATGTTTGCCATTAAGAAACAGCAGGGGTACACTCATCAGTCACTCTCTGTATAGATAGAACAAGAGAGAGAAGACACGCACACGCTGGGCCATGCTTTCTGCGAATCAGCACCGGCCACCGCGTCCAACGGCTGAGGGCCGGCGgagccctcctctccctctcccgctCTCCCGTATTCACCTTGCGAGCACTCCATTTCCATGAAACTTGCACATGCTATGTTAGGGGTGTGACAGGGCCCATCATCTTTTGGTTATGATGTTTGACAAATACTCTAGATCGCACTCATGCTTAGGTGACGCAACTCTATTGTTTATATTATTTTATGCATCATTGATCAACTCTTTTCGTGTAAATTCTCTCCTCCAGCTTCTGCAAATCCCGGCCGATGTGTACAAAGTTTATTTATAAAAGCACCTGTTTTTCCATCCTATATCAAGTTACGCAGTCTATGTGATGATTAATGAAGCAACGCATTTTTTTTAACATACTATTTAGTTTTATATTAGGCGACACATGTTTCGTGCTCAAGTAATGAATTCAGGATTGAAAGAAAAGGGTAGCAGAACCCAAATTAATTAAGAGGGGAAAAGCAAATCGATCCAAGCGTTTACCTCAGTACTACCTCTACCCCAGAAATGATACAATTCTAGTTCTAGtccaagtcaaactatcttacttttgtctaagtttatagaaaaataattTCAATATTTATAATTGTAAATAAATATACTATGGAAACATATTTCATGGTGAATCTAATGATAGGTATTTACTTATAATAAATATTGTTACCTTTtacataaatttgatcaaacttaaagaGAGTTTAACTTAACACTATGCTAGAATTGTACCTTTCTAGGATGGAGGAGGTAATTTATTAGGCTCCAAGCCTTCAAGCTATGCCAGCTTTGGGTTGGTCCTAACCCTTTGAGGGATAGGGGGGTTCATATTTGCTATATATTTAATTTTTAAAAAATGAAACACAATTGTACAAGTGATCTAGCCACTCCAAATTTTGAGATTGTATTATTATTTGCATCATTATTAACCAATGCAAATACATGAATAAAGGAACCCTTGCAAGCTTGAATTGAACAACCTTTGTAATGTGGAGCATATATATGACCATTTCAAATTCACCAAATACCGCAACTAATGATAAGAGTATGTTTGGAATCATTAGTAATAATAATTAGCACCTGGAATTGGCATGTGATGATCTAAACATACCCAGTAATAGAGTTGCTAACTATTAGCTAAGGGGGCTGCTAACGGTTAGTTCATTAGCTGGTAGAGGGGTGTTAATAGTCCATTTATACCTCCAAGGCTCCAACCAATTATCCAACCACCCTGAATCAAACACAGTTCTTACTAATAGTGTACTAGCTAGTAACTAGCTAGCTAATAGATAAATAAAAGCAGCTAATAAAAATATGGCTAATAGAGAAAAACAGGTTATAGCAAGGTGGATTATTGGTTATTGACGTAAATGCCCTTACTAGCTGCTATGAGCTGGTTAGAGACAACTAATGGATTATTGCTAGTTGGGTACTTGGGTTGTCGTTTTTTATCAGCTCAACATTAGCAGCTTATCTAACAGTGTTAGCTAATCCAAATATGTTGAACTATTTACACTAATAGGTCTAAATATATATAGTATAACATCCACAAACAAAGGTCCAGCTATAGACTGAAAGACTTAGGGACCTGAGAGGTGAGTCCTGTCCTTGATGTCCTTTACCACGGTACTCTACTCTTGCCAAACTTAAAGGAGAAAATATGTTTCTTTATACAATGTTGCATATACCTTAAGGATCCTCTAGGCCAAGCAATTCAACAAGTTGAAGCAAAAGTCAACTCGAAGATATAGGGTACCCAATGCCCCATGTGTACTTAGGTGAAGAAGTATCCTTAACGGCTTAACCTGCTTGCATACGTACTAGGGAAAAACCTTCAACATCCTTTCCAGGTGAATGGAAAATAAAAAAAGCTGCAAGGGCTAAAAAGGAAGAATGCTCTCCCCTTCAAATTCCaaacctaggccttgtttagttcccttcaaaattccaagttttttcactctctctccatcacatcaatttttagccgcttgcatgaagtattaaatgtaggtaaaaaaaaaaactaattacacagtttagttagaaatcacgagatgaatcttttgagcctagttgatccacgattggacaatatttaccaaataagacgaaagtagtACTATTCATCAAgttgaaaaaactttcaatctCAACATGGCCCTAACCTGAAAAACGAGCGCAAACCGGAACCCAGagcatgccaaaaaaaaaaaaaaaaaaaaccccgagGGCCACAAAACAGGAACCCGCCCGCGGCGTGCTTCCCGTCAGCCCCCAATCTGAAAAACGAACAAAT
Coding sequences within:
- the LOC136450680 gene encoding protein VAPYRIN-like, with the translated sequence MAAAEAASSAPAPERRLLEVEEDEVVIDFKPNAKCRADLRLRSLHPSLPVAFKVQTSSPLKFLVSPPRGAVPPLSSASLRVVLRPQPHAPPSFPRSRADRFLVLSSLSAAHLDSAVGGSNDDTSGGVSAVRLRVFFGGPYLLRLAADAGDAAAVRLILRRQPHLLPFLEQQQAAAPDAEQQWAPPPPPLHAAAARGDCGEVRRLGPDALAARDREGRTVLHAAAAAGEAEAVAVLVDMGADTSAVDARGRTPLDVAREKGYQEVVDVLERWELVMTAARRGDLGILESLLSKRAGIRGRDQYGLTALHLAAIKGHCDAIALLAGSGCMDVECEDVEGHRPLHLAVEGGHAEAVELLLDIGADVNARTRRGGTPLEMAEAMGYEAIAQLLCARGAEVAAAPALCVASSSSSSISCA